In Eubalaena glacialis isolate mEubGla1 chromosome 2, mEubGla1.1.hap2.+ XY, whole genome shotgun sequence, a single genomic region encodes these proteins:
- the ATP6V1D gene encoding V-type proton ATPase subunit D isoform X2: protein MRARLKGAQTGRNLLKKKSDALTLRFRQILKKIIETKMLMGEVMREAAFSLAEAKFTAGDFSTTVIQNVNKAQVKIRAKKDNVAGVTLPVFEHYHEGTDSYELTGLARGGEQLAKLKRNYAKAVELLVELASLQTSFVTLDEAIKITNRRVNAIEHVIIPRIERTLAYIITELDEREREEFYRLKKIQEKKKILKEKSEKDLEQRRAAGEVMEPANLLAEEKDEDLLFE from the exons ATGAGGGCTCGGTTAAAAGGAGCACAGACGGGTCGAAACCTCCTAAAGAAAAAATCTGACGCCTTAACTCTTCGATTTCGACAGATCCTTAAGAAGATAATAGAG ACTAAAATGTTGATGGGTGAAGTGATGAGAGAAGCTGCCTTTTCACTTGCTGAGGCCAAGTTCACAGCAGGGGACTTCAG caCCACAGTaatccaaaatgtaaataaagccCAAGTGAAGATTAGAGCAAAGAAAGATAATGTAGCAG GTGTTACTTTGCCAGTATTTGAACATTACCATGAAGGAACTGACA GTTATGAACTGACTGGTTTAGCCAGAGGTGGCGAACAGTTGGCTAAACTGAAGAGGAATTATGCCAAAGCAGTGGAACTACTGGTGGAACTAGCTTCGCTGCAG ACTTCCTTTGTTACTTTGGATGAAGCTATTAAGATAACCAACAGGCGTGTAAATGCCATTGAACATG TCATCATTCCCCGGATTGAACGTACCCTTGCTTATATCATCACAGAgctggatgagagagagagagaagagttcTATAG GttaaagaaaatacaggagaagaaaaagattcTCAAGGAAAAGTCTGAGAAGGACTTGGAACAACGGAGGGCAGCTGGAGAGGTGATGGAGCCTGCTAATCTTCTGGCTGAAGAGAAGGATGAGGATCTTCTCTTTGAATAA
- the ATP6V1D gene encoding V-type proton ATPase subunit D isoform X1, which produces MSGKDRIEIFPSRMAQTIMRARLKGAQTGRNLLKKKSDALTLRFRQILKKIIETKMLMGEVMREAAFSLAEAKFTAGDFSTTVIQNVNKAQVKIRAKKDNVAGVTLPVFEHYHEGTDSYELTGLARGGEQLAKLKRNYAKAVELLVELASLQTSFVTLDEAIKITNRRVNAIEHVIIPRIERTLAYIITELDEREREEFYRLKKIQEKKKILKEKSEKDLEQRRAAGEVMEPANLLAEEKDEDLLFE; this is translated from the exons GGCACAGACCATCATGAGGGCTCGGTTAAAAGGAGCACAGACGGGTCGAAACCTCCTAAAGAAAAAATCTGACGCCTTAACTCTTCGATTTCGACAGATCCTTAAGAAGATAATAGAG ACTAAAATGTTGATGGGTGAAGTGATGAGAGAAGCTGCCTTTTCACTTGCTGAGGCCAAGTTCACAGCAGGGGACTTCAG caCCACAGTaatccaaaatgtaaataaagccCAAGTGAAGATTAGAGCAAAGAAAGATAATGTAGCAG GTGTTACTTTGCCAGTATTTGAACATTACCATGAAGGAACTGACA GTTATGAACTGACTGGTTTAGCCAGAGGTGGCGAACAGTTGGCTAAACTGAAGAGGAATTATGCCAAAGCAGTGGAACTACTGGTGGAACTAGCTTCGCTGCAG ACTTCCTTTGTTACTTTGGATGAAGCTATTAAGATAACCAACAGGCGTGTAAATGCCATTGAACATG TCATCATTCCCCGGATTGAACGTACCCTTGCTTATATCATCACAGAgctggatgagagagagagagaagagttcTATAG GttaaagaaaatacaggagaagaaaaagattcTCAAGGAAAAGTCTGAGAAGGACTTGGAACAACGGAGGGCAGCTGGAGAGGTGATGGAGCCTGCTAATCTTCTGGCTGAAGAGAAGGATGAGGATCTTCTCTTTGAATAA